In the Bos mutus isolate GX-2022 chromosome 15, NWIPB_WYAK_1.1, whole genome shotgun sequence genome, GCAGAGCTGTGGCTGGGgtgtgggcatgtgtgtgcatacacgtgTTCTGAGACGCACTCACCCATGGCGCAGGGCCAGTTTCACAAAGCCCTTGCGATTGCGCAGGGTGACTGCATTCTTGCCGGGCATGGAGCTCAGGGATTCAGCCGCGCCCCCCACCACGATGATGATGGCATTGCCACTCCCATTCTTTGAAAGCAAGTAGTCTATGGTGTCCCGGTTCACTGGGCAGATGCCTGGGGAGTGGAGGGGGGACACACAGTCAGGGATGGACTTCCTACCTTCTGCACGTGGTCAAATATAGACAGAGCCCTGGATTTGGTTCCCAGACCTAGCCCAGCCACTTAGAAGAACAGCCCCACGTAAGTCATTCtattttctgagcctcagcttacttatctgtaaaatggggatgacacaGGGTTGTTTAGGGAATGCATTCATTTGGCAAATGTTCCCTGAGGTCCTAACTCTGCTGAGTGGTGCCAGGAAACCCCAGTAAGTCAGGCTGGTGGGGATCAAGGTGGATAGAACATGAGAGTCATGGACAATGATCAGATTGTGCAAAGGGCAGCACAGGGCCTGGGGATGCCCAGAAAAAGGGGTCAGAGAAGGTTTCCTAGGGATGACGTTATGCTAGTTGAATCCAGAAGATCATATGAACAGTTCTCTCGCTCAGCCCTGACACACCAGGTCGTGGCTGGCCACATCTCACAGGACCAGGCACTAGAGCACAGTGGATTGGCTTCCTGGCCAATGGAGAGGCTCAGACAGGGGCACTCAGAGGTGGATTCTCACCTCCAGACATCAGGTACTCCCGCAGCACTGGCATCCGGAAGTTGCCGGCCAGCGTGGCCAGATAGGGCCTTATGCCAGGGAACTTCTTGCTTACTTCTGTGGCCTCTGTGCTGAAGTTGCAGAAGGCACCCAGGCCCATGATGCCATGGGGATGGTACCCAAAGATGTAGTTCCTGCTGGTCAGTAAGTTGTGTGTCTTCACCAGCTGCAGGGAAGACCTTGGGTCAGAGCAAACTGGCCAGGAAGGGGTACCGGGGAACACCCAGAGGTGAGGGAAGCACTGGGCGTGCCCTGCTCCCCGGAGTCTGGGTCTGAAGGACTGGAGTGACGCCCCCTAGACCTCAGACTCTCGTCACTGGGCCTCAGTGCTGGGGACTTGAAAGTCACCATTGGACTTCGAGTCCCTGGGAAGGGAGTAAGACACTTCTTCATTCCCCGTTTTTCCAGCCAAACACACCAAGTCCTCTAATTGCACTCTGCCAGCCTCCTGCATTCCCTCCCTCTGGGCCCAGCCCCCTCACCACAGCCAGAGTGACTGCTCTAAAAGCCCAGTGAAATCTCTGTCACTCTCAGATAAACAGGGATGTCCAGCTCCCATCGGGGTAAAGTCCAAGTCCCTAACTTTGGCCAGAGAAGGGACAGAGCATCTGGCCTGAACAGAAACTTCCTCCCAGGCAGCCAAACTCAGGTCAGGCTCCGATGCAGGAAGGACAAGGACGAGTCACAGCCCTGGTGCCAGccacagtgggggtggggaggtcagCTGTGCAGCTGGGGTGGCTGACCTGAGGTGCTATCCACAAAGCTGTCCTGGGATGGTCTCGAGGACTGGCTTCCTCGGGCCCACCCCCCGCCCTGGGGCTGGCGGCCTGGACAGTGGAGTGGGCGGTGCTAAGTTGCCCTAATCCCTGAGCACCAAGAGGCACCCACCCAGCACTACAGGGAACACCAAGGCGGTGGAAGGTGCTGGGCGGGATGGAGAGGATGGGCATTCTGCTCAGAAAACATCACTTTTTTCCCAACTAGAAAAATACTGAATaatcagagaattttaaaaatacaggaaagtcagaagaaaataaaaaacctgtCATACTTCCCTCCAGATAAACCACTCTGACATGTTGAGTTTTTTTCCTACTCAAATAcacatgttcttttttaaaaatccccaaacTGAGGTCATATGGTTGGTATGACTTTTATATAACTACCTCCCAAGCatgtcaaagctatttttttcttatgagaaTCCCTCAGTAACATGTCTTCTCACAGCTGTGCTACATGAATAGGATTGTTATCCAGCCTACACTGATAAAAAGCTTTGAAAAGCTTCTATAGTTTCCCTCAGAAATAATGCTTCCATAGATATCTTATTTTTGTCTTCATGTCTGTTTGCATTCTTAAGACAAACTTCTAGAAATACAGCTCCTGGGTCAGAGGGTAGGACCACTTtggtctggtgggctgccctgCCTCTGGAGACAGGCTGCTGGTAACATTCCTACCAGCAGGGCCTCAAGGCTCCCCCTGCCCTGCGCTGGGGCCAGCTGGAAGCAGAGTCCCCCGCTACCAGCAGAAGAGCAAGGGCCGGGGCTTCTATGGCGTTGGATTTGGGAACTGCCTGGCCTAGGGAAGGACCTCGTGCTCAACttgagggggtggggtgctggTGACTGGTCTCCAGGAAACTGAAACCTGAACCTGCAGGCAATGGAGGCCAGAAGGGGATGGGAGTGAAGGTAGCTGGCACACCTCCCAGCTCTGCAACTAGCAGGACATGTCAGCGTGAGCCAGAacccctgtgctgtgtgctcgGATGCTCGGGACACTCGTACTCTTTCCTCCTTCGTTGCCTTTGTTGAGCAGATTAAAACTGCTCAAAACCCCAAGTGATCTCCAGCTGCCCACCACATAAAaggggagcagcagcagctgcatccACAGCCGGTGGGGATGCAGTTTGACACGAGCTGCACAAGGCGGTGGTTCTGGGGTTTTGCCCCTGAGAGCAGCTGCGCCCACCACTTTAGCTTTCGGGAAAGCCAGAATGAAAAAGCACCTCATGCCAGTCTCCATAGAGGAGGAAGGCATGGAGGTGAGAGCGGAGGCAGCCAGTACTGGGATGGAAACCTGCTCCTGAGCTGAGGGCCAGGCCCAGGAACCTGCTGGACAGCGTGGGCGGGAAGAGCCCTGATCTGGGCCACTCCTTCAATCGTGGGgtagactgaggcccagagaaaggagcTGCTGCTCCCCGGGGAGCTCACAGCGGATCCTTCCCTACCTCTAGACTTGGCCACCCAGCTGTGCTTTCCCTGGTCCTGAGCTACAGATGGGCCACTTGGCGGAACCCTAGCTGGTCCCTTAAATCATTTCCTCCCTGCACCCCAAGCCTCTATCTGGTTAAATGAGGTGTCCTGCGGCAGAGTGCAGGTTCTTTGTTCCCGGTGCAGCACCCAGAAAAGTGCAGGCACCTGATATGGCTTTGATCTGACTTCGTGCCACACTCCTCCCCTTGGGTGGACAGAGTGTCCCCtcggggggaggaggaagggcaaTGCTGATGAAGGCTCTGTTGATGCACCTGATCTCGTGTCTCCTGACTGTTTCCAATGGCAAAGTCTCAGCCCCAAGCGCTGGCCAGGCCAGGCCTGCTGGCCGACACAAGCCTGCAAGTCACTCCTCACACCCTGTCTCTCCCTGGCAGGCACAGTGGTCAGATAGCTTTGTCCCAGCCTGGCACCTTATAGAGGAAGAAACTCAGAACCAGAGAGGAGCAGAGACTCGCCTAAGCTCACGTAGCAGGGCACTGGGGCAGAGGAACGAAGGAATGAGAACACGGGCCCTGAGGCAGACACTGCCTTGGTTTCTATACTAGCCTCGCACCTTGGGACAGTTCctcctctttgggcctcagtagGTCCATCTGTGAAATCAGGCAGATGGACAGATAAGTGACTGTAAGCTCAGACAGTCTTTCCTAGTCTCTTCTCCAAAGCCCCTGCCCATCACCAGGCACTGCCCACTCCTCTTCCAGGTAGCCAGTGGTCCTGGTGGCTGGCAGTGAACACATAAGCCCCACCTCTGCTGGGAGAAAGGATGTTTTTTGGGCCAGCTGAGCAGCTCTGGTGGCAAAGACCTTCACCGACAAGGGTGTGGGGAGGTATAGGTGGGTGGGCACAGTTAGAGAGCATGCCCCAACCATTGGCAAGAGGCCAGGAAAAGGGTGTGGAACAGAAGGGTCATACACGACTCCATCAATCCTGACATCAGTTCACAAAGGCCAAACCTCCCTGCACAGAAGAGGAGCCTGAGGTCCCGAGGGTCAGGGACTCTGCCAAGACCACCATCAGGCAAGGGCAGAGCCCAGGATGAGGCATGAGACCTCAGGCTCAGCCTGGCTTTGGTTCTGGCAGGACCTAGGGCCCCTCCCAGGGCCAGCTCACCTGGGCCATGTGGAGCCAACCCCCAGCAGACTTCTTGGAACAGAGGTGagacaagggacatgggttttgttttggttcttCTGGGAGGGTAGAGATCAGTGGGAAAGGGTACCTGTCTGTCCCAGCTCTGACCAACAGTCATCAGGTCATCCTGTTCTGGATGGAGGGAGCTATCAGCCTTGAAGAGGTTTCCTGGGGGGCAGGCTACTCTGGGGCCCCCAAGGAAAGAGCCCCAGCAGAGAGAAAGAGTCCATAATCCCTCACAATGAACCATAATTTACCACTTTTCTGGCATGTGaacagctccattttacagataaggataaCGAGGCTTAGTGGGCTTGAGAAAGCGTGCTCATAGTCCCATGTGCCGAAAGCGACAAAGCCCAGCAGGATCCATCAGAAGGGCAAGGGCAGGGACCAGGCACATGCATCCCCAGGCCCAGCAGAGCCCAGCAGTGCACAGGGACTACAGTGCACTAACAGAGGCCAGAGAGCAGAGGGACAGGGCAGGACCTCAACCCGGATCCCCAACGGCACAGCAGAGGGAGGGAGCCCCGTGAAGTGGGGCACACCTGGACTGCATCTCTCCCAGAGCAAGAGGCAGTAGGAGTTCAGTGGGAAAGAGCGTGGGGCCCGGGTTCTAACACTAGCCCCGGCACGGAGTCACTGCGCAACTTGGACCAGTCCTTGCCCCTCtgtgggactcagtttcctcaccttcaAAATGAGAGGGTTGGGTCCTATGAGGCAACATCCTCCTAGCAACAACAGCCTTGGTTTCCTTGCGGCCAGAGAGACGGGGTCCAGAAAAGGGAGGAGCAGGGACCCTGACCCCAAAGGTCCCGTGGAAACCGGGCCCAGGCTGGGATGGGCAGAGGGAGCCAGCCCGGGGTGCCACCCCTAcaatactgagtgcagcacaaAAATGCAGGGTTACCTGACCACCTCCCCCAGGCAGCAGGCCAGGATGCCTCAATCGCTGACTCACAACAGCAAACACACACCACCCTGTGTCATGCACACTCCCACATTCACACACGCTTTCTCCATTCTTCAGACTCCACTGATTTCTGCCGGGTTACCTCAGCACCTGGGATGTGCCAGGGCTGGGGTGCCGGGCGAGCTGCCTAGACAGGTCTCTCCCCTGCAGGGAAAGCCTTCAGGATTCTGCCAGAGTTCTCCACCATCCACCAGCATCACCCACGTGCACCAGGGCCTGGATGCCCCGGCCCTACCAACCTGGCTTGCAGACCACCGGCAAGGGGCCTGAAAGAATGGCACTGAAAGCCAGACCAAGCCACTTTTTATCTTGTCAGGACCTTGACTTTGGCCCCAGAGAAGACAGATGCTCAGAAGACCAGTGTGGGAACAGCCAGTGGCACAGGAGGAAGGATACCCAGAGATCAACTTAGTCTAAACTGGTTGTCTGTGAGGAGACAACCTCAGCTTCACCCAGGGTCAGACTGGGCTGCTTCTCCTGCCTCTGTCCTCCAAGCCTGAGGGAAGCGCGAGGATTTGTCCAAGcgtatctcccagagttctgcTGCATAGGAGGGTAGTGTGCTGTGGTGGGAAGTGTCCAGACTTGAACCAAGACAACAGCTGGAGTCTTGGCTCAGTTCCCTGTTAGCCTCATTCAGCTGTGCTGCTCTCTgaccttcagtttcctcttctgtaaaaatgGGATAAAATGAATACCCGCCATACAGGGTGCAGCGAGAGTTAAAGGAGACACCTTGGGGAAGGCGCTGCCCCTGAGAAGGCTCCCAGTGAATAGAagtcctcccttcccctccaccttctccccatcctccccatccCAGGCTTCTTGCTCAAGCTCAGGTGCTGTGTTCTCATGATTTTCCCTGCCCCTTCAGTGCTGCTTCTCTTCAGGATGGGGTTCAAGGAGCAGCACCTTCAGAAGCCTTTCCCAAGCACTTCAGCAGTGAGACTCTCACTCTTCATTCACTGCACACCAAATTTTCTGGCCCCTTATTCCCATGACCAGGACCCCTGGTGACCCACCCACGACTGGCTGAGAGAGGTGAAATTTCGTAAGAccttcagaaggaaagaaagcccCTCACACCTATTGCTAATCTTGGTTCAGACCAGATAAACTTGGACTACCTTAGTATTGTCTTGATAAATCacttccttttttatattttttggctcCATCATGCAGTTTGCAGGAtgttagttcctcgaccagggaatAAACTGGGGCATAACAgtaaaagtgctgagtcctaaccactggaccaccagggaattcccagtcaCTTCCATTTTAAGTTATGACTTTAATATTCACTGAAAGCAGACAAGCAACAGCCATAGTGTCTACTATTATTCCTGCTCCTTACATCGCCCAGGGTCTCAGTGTCTGAAACAGCTTTTAGATCCAAATGCTAGAAGAAGTCTTGTTTAGCCAAGGAACAAAgaagcttctttctttctgaaaatggGGATCAATAACTAGCATGCTTCCCTTTTTGCCTTGGCTGCTAGGAGGCTCAGAGGTGATCATGAAGTTCAATCACTGCAACTCTGTTGACACTTATGGATGAATTACTAGTATGTTTTCCTCCaagtcttgatttttctttttacctggtacagaattatatgtatgtatcttaAATTGCCTCAAATCCTGCATAAAGTAGGGTAGAATATCGACAGATGCTCATAGTGGGAGATGTCACCTTGTTCAACCCTGCACACATGATCGCTGTGCATGGGTAAGTTAAGGCTTGACTTCAGACTTCCCATCCATTCCCACCCTCCCAAGATAACACCTGCAAGTTTTTACCTGAATGGGAAAGTAGTCTCGAAAGTAGCGCCACACAGCCCAGTTTCGGACCCACTGTGACCTCCTGCCACCTTCCAGGGAACAGAACACAGTGTTGAGAAGGAGTAGGAGTGGGGGAGGGTGACGTTCACGCAGAGCCAGTGTGGACCCCTGAGCTAGGTGACCAGCACCCTAGGCAGCATTCTCCCCCTCCAAACCCCTTTCCATGTTCATTCCCTCACGTTATGGACACCCGGCACTGAGTGTGAGCTCCGGAGAGAAGCATGATGGTGACCTTAGAGACTCCCCTGCCTTCAGAACCATGCCCAGGCTTAGCCCAACACTATTCACGCAGTAGGTGCTAACTCAAGAAGGGGCAGTACCCACAACGAGGAACTTCAGCTTGTGCAGGAGGGAGTGTCCCGAGGGCGGGGGTCAGGCAGGGTGACCCGTGCTCCTACCTTTCTTGGGTGTGTTCCAGTCAAACACCAGCCAGGTGAAGTAGAGCACGGCAATGAGCCAGCAATCGGTGCAGAATGTGTACATGAGGATGACGCTGCAGGCCACTCCTGGGGAAAGGCAGATGGTCCCGGGTCAGGCCTGTGCTCCCGACATGGGCTTTAGTACCCTCTGGACATAGGGTCACTAGGTGACTGAGCGTTTACTGTGGCCCTAAGCTAGGCACAGCTGGGGCCCTGGGCAGAGGGCCATGGGGAGGccgaggtggggaggggggtgaagATGTTCCTGAGAGGAGCAGGCTCACCGGGACATGAGCCTCATCTTCTACGTTCTGATGGGCTGTCCTAGCATCAAGAGGCACTTGGGCTCCATGCTGTCTGGGCAGCAGCACCataggtgatggatgttaactcaGAGCCTTACAGCTGTCCTTTCTGCCCCTCCTTGCGTGTTCTCCCCACCTGAGTGCCCACCAGAGTGACTGTGGATGAGGGGAGGGACCTGCCAAGTGCCTCTGTATCTCAGGACTTGGGCTGAATCACTGTCTTGAGAGTGAGGCAGGGTGACTTTtaccccattttagagataagaacACTGAGGCTCTAGGGGGAGGGAACTAGTCCAAGGTCACCTGCCAGGAtagaggcagagccaggattcaaactcaagcCTGACTGTTAAGTCCAAAATCTGTACCAGGCTTTAGGAATTTACCCCAAACTAGAAGGCCCAGACTGCCACTGGAGGGACCCAAGAGAGTGGGATTCCAGCCCCAGCAGGCGGGCTGGCCCCCTTCCCACATAACTGAGCACCAGGCAGTCCCCGACCAAAGCCCAGAGCCCATCAGCCTCTCTCTCAAAACCCCCAGCAGCACACTTGAAGACTGCTGGGGCCAGCTTCTAGGGGTCCCTTTATTCTGGGCCTGCTGGCCATAAGACTGAATAACCTGGCACAGAAAGCCCTCATCAGGGCTTCCGTCTTTCCGATTTTTACCAAGGCATCAAAGCAAAGCTCAGACCTCATCTCCAACATCATGCCATCCTCCTACATGGATCTTTCACCTCTGAATTCTCTACATTGGGGGTGGGGCACATCTTTGCCCCCTGTCACTTAGCACAAGGCCAGGGGCATCAGGTACTCATGCTTAGGAGAAGGATGATCTCTGGCCAGCATCCCCTCCACTGCTGGAAGGGAAGCCAACCCTGGTTGCAGGTCCCTCTCTGTTGGGTGCTGCACTGGTCACAGGCACTCCCGGGCTGCCAGGTCTGAGATTCCATGCTCTCTTCTTCCCACCATGCTCAGTTCCCTCCAGTTTCTCGAGGGACAGGGGAGGGCCAGACACACACTCCACGAGCCAAAGGGCAGGAAAATGGTGATCCCTTGTCATCTGCAACCCAGTCCCATTCTAAGCTCCTAAGCTAGCCTCTTGCCAAGGGAGCTAAAAATGGTACAACTATCTTGGGACCGGTAGTAAACACAGAGTGGCCAGGTGTCCGGGTTTTCAGGACCACCATAGGAGTGTGACACCATAGATGGGGAAGATGGGGCTCTAAGTATCTGGAGTCAACAAAACCCTGTTAAAGGCCAGCTGTGAAGTACTTGAGGCAGCTTGTTAAATGGCAATGTTTAAGTTAGGGCCACTTACACAGTCACTCACCTTGTTGAGTGGTTTGCCCCTGGTCTCCTTTCTTAGGCCTAGAAAAAGGGTCACAAGCCCCCTAGACTCCACAGGGTATCCAAGTGCCTTCAGAGGCTAGATAGATACTCCAGGTGGGCCTGGGCAGGGTTGTGAGGTTCAGGTTAGGATCTGAGCAGCCTGGAAACCTAGCTGCTGTCAAAGCCCTAACTCTGTTGAGGGGCACCAGGACCAGAGCGGGTGGAGCCCCAGGCTGCACTGCCTAAATGTCTGGGCTCTCTGGGAAGCTGGGAATCCCTTGCCACTGTCCTTACTCTGGTGCTGAGGCAGCCtgggaggaggaaaagagaacagaTGGAGAGTCTGGAGACTGCATTCTAGTTCCGGACCTTCTCAGCTGGGGGCCCTGCTCCCTCTAAGCCCTGTGTGTCCACAGCTGTCGCATTGGTATCTGCCTCCCCCAGCAGACTCCTTCCATCAGAAGGCCCTTCAGTTCCTGGGCTCCCTGGGAGCTGGAACCAGGTCAGACAAACTTCTCCAGCCCCAGCAACcaccactgctgctactgctaagtcacttgagtcgtgtccaactctgtgcgaccccatagacggcagctcaccaggctcccccatccctgggattctccaggcaagaacactggagtgggtggccatttccttctccaatgcatgaaagtgaaaagtgaaagtgaagtcgctcagtcgtatccaactcttagcgaccccatggactgcagcctaccaggctcctcggtccatgggattttccaggcaggagtactggagtggggtgccattgccttctccgagcaacCACCACAGGAAAGGTTTATTGAGCAAAAATGAG is a window encoding:
- the DGAT2 gene encoding diacylglycerol O-acyltransferase 2: MKTLIAAYSGVLRGTGSSILSALQDLFSVTWLNRSKVEKQLQVISVLQWVLSFLVLGVACSVILMYTFCTDCWLIAVLYFTWLVFDWNTPKKGGRRSQWVRNWAVWRYFRDYFPIQLVKTHNLLTSRNYIFGYHPHGIMGLGAFCNFSTEATEVSKKFPGIRPYLATLAGNFRMPVLREYLMSGGICPVNRDTIDYLLSKNGSGNAIIIVVGGAAESLSSMPGKNAVTLRNRKGFVKLALRHGADLVPTYSFGENEVYKQVIFEEGSWGRWVQKKFQKYIGFAPCIFHGRGLFSSDTWGLVPYSKPITTVVGEPITIPRLERPTQQDIDLYHAMYVQALVKLFDQHKTKFGLPETEVLEVN